One stretch of Equus caballus isolate H_3958 breed thoroughbred chromosome 24, TB-T2T, whole genome shotgun sequence DNA includes these proteins:
- the SIX6 gene encoding homeobox protein SIX6 codes for MFQLPILNFSPQQVAGVCETLEESGDVERLGRFLWSLPVAPAACEALNKNESVLRARAIVAFHGGNYRELYHILENHKFTKESHAKLQALWLEAHYQEAEKLRGRPLGPVDKYRVRKKFPLPRTIWDGEQKTHCFKERTRHLLREWYLQDPYPNPSKKRELAQATGLTPTQVGNWFKNRRQRDRAAAAKNRLQQQVMSQGAGRALRAEEEGTPEVLGAAASPAASLSSKAATSAISITSSDSECDI; via the exons ATGTTCCAGCTGCCTATCTTGAATTTCAGTCCCCAGCAAGTGGCCGGGGTATGCGAGACTCTGGAGGAAAGCGGCGACGTGGAGCGCCTGGGTCGCTTCCTCTGGTCACTGCCCGTGGCCCCTGCGGCTTGCGAGGCCCTCAATAAGAATGAATCGGTGCTGCGCGCGCGAGCCATCGTGGCCTTTCACGGTGGCAACTACCGCGAGCTCTACCATATCCTGGAAAACCACAAGTTCACCAAGGAGTCGCACGCCAAGCTGCAGGCGCTGTGGCTCGAAGCGCATTACCAGGAGGCTGAGAAGCTGCGTGGACGGCCCCTGGGGCCGGTGGACAAGTACCGCGTGAGGAAGAAGTTCCCGCTGCCGCGCACCATTTGGGACGGTGAACAGAAGACACACTGCTTCAAGGAGCGCACGCGGCACCTGCTACGGGAATGGTACCTGCAGGACCCATACCCCAACCCCAGCAAAAAGCGTGAGCTCGCCCAGGCGACCGGACTTACTCCTACGCAGGTGGGCAACTGGTTCAAAAACCGCCGACAAAGGGACCGGGCGGCTGCAGCCAAGAACAG ACTCCAGCAGCAGGTCATGTCGCAGGGCGCTGGGCGGGCGCTAAGGGCCGAGGAAGAGGGCACGCCCGAGGTGCTGGGCGCCGCCGCCAGCCCGGCTGCCAGCCTATCCAGCAAAGCAGCCACTTCGGCCATCTCCATCACGTCCAGCGACAGCGAGTGCGACATCTGA